From the Scophthalmus maximus strain ysfricsl-2021 chromosome 11, ASM2237912v1, whole genome shotgun sequence genome, one window contains:
- the LOC118299533 gene encoding olfactory receptor 52E8-like yields MKVTNMTNIKNFIIFGFAGLPPEFYGPVSFLLLLVFLAIVLGNTFILTVIMYERTLHKPTYLIFFHLAMTDISFGIVTLPKIIARYWWNDLISSFGTCFAQMYFVHSLGAIHSLIMLIMALDRFVATCFPFRYPVLITNKTISIACILCWAFTFMRMLGIVLHALTLPFCNLNIIMHCYCDHVSVTQLGCGENVVYVERVALANALVTLLVPLTFIISSYFSIIIATLKMSHAERSNKVMSTCGPQIFITCLYYVPRCFVYLSSNLGFVFNSNARIIIAMMYSLIPAAVNPLIYCLKTQDIKKALTQRLRKWKVSTAHKINHKHIMT; encoded by the coding sequence atgaaaGTCACTAATATGACGAATATAAAAAACTTCATCATATTTGGATTCGCTGGACTTCCACCGGAGTTTTATGGACcagtgtcttttcttcttctcctcgtttTCCTCGCTATTGTGCTTGgaaacactttcattttaacTGTTATCATGTATGAGCGAACTCTTCACAAACcaacatatttgattttttttcacctcgCAATGACAGACATCTCTTTTGGCATCGTGACACTCCCTAAAATCATTGCCAGATATTGGTGGAATGACTTGATATCTTCATTTGGAACGTGCTTTGCACAAATGTACTTCGTCCATTCTTTGGGAGCTATTCATTCCTTAATTATGCTGATTATGGCTTTGGATCGTTTCGTTGCCACATGCTTTCCTTTCCGATATCCTGTTTTGATTACAAACAAAACTATTTCGATTGCTTGTATCCTGTGCTGGGCTTTTACATTCATGCGTATGTTGGGGATTGTGCTCCACGCCTTAACTTTGCCCTTCTGCAACCTAAATATCATCATGCATTGCTACTGTGATCATGTATCAGTTACTCAGCTGGGATGTGGTGAAAATGTTGTATATGTTGAAAGGGTTGCACTTGCAAATGCTTTGGTCACTCTCTTGGTTCCTTTAACATTCATCATCTCTTCTTACTTTTCTATCATCATAGCTACTCTGAAAATGTCTCATGCCGAAAGGAGCAACAAAGTCATGTCCACCTGTGGTCCTCAGATATTTATAACCTGCCTTTATTATGTGCCAAGATGTTTTGTTTACCTCTCTTCCAACTTGGGATTCGTTTTTAACAGCAATGCTCGTATTATCATTGCAATGATGTACAGCCTCATACCTGCTGCAGTTAATCCACTGATATACTGTCTGAAGACACAGGACATTAAAAAGGCTTTGACACAGAGACTTAGAAAATGGAAAGTAAGTACTGCCCACAAAATTAACCATAAGCATATTATGACGTAA
- the LOC124850797 gene encoding olfactory receptor 2AT4-like, whose translation MTNVTRMKSFFILGFPGLSPQYYGPVSALLFSLYLSIAIGNVFILAFVFCEKSLQKPTYLVFCHLALNDLMFGTLTLPKIISKYWFGDSFISFHACFSQMFFVHYLGSVTSFMLLVMALDRFIAICIPLRYPVLITNNTISVLCGVAWFIPLPLMVGVVLHALTLPYCKSNIIVQCYCDHFSITSQACGEEVKMITVTSLCLAMFCLLLPLAFILFSYISIFLVILKMSNAAGRKKTLSTCTPQIFITCLFYLPRCFVYVTNTVGFSFSFDVRILLILLYSLFPAAVNPIIYCFKTQDIKQLFIKRRRKAKIGIEIKFS comes from the coding sequence ATGACCAATGTCACGAGGATGAAAAGCTTCTTCATCCTTGGATTCCCTGGACTTTCACCACAATATTATGGACCTGTGTCGgctctgcttttttccctctaCCTATCCATTGCAATAgggaatgttttcattttagcatttgttttctgtgagaagtCTCTTCAAAAACCAACATATCTGGTCTTTTGTCACCTGGCACTGAATGACTTAATGTTTGGCACTTTGACCCTCCCAAAGATCATATCAAAATACTGGTTTGGTGAcagctttatttcttttcatgctTGCTTTTCACAGATGTTCTTCGTCCACTATTTAGGATCAGTAACTTCTTTCATGTTGTTGGTAATGGCTCTTGATCGATTTATTGCAATATGTATTCCACTGCGTTATCCTGTCCTGATCACAAACAACACCATATCTGTGCTCTGTGGCGTTGCTTGGTTCATACCTCTTCCTTTAATGGTTGGTGTTGTACTCCATGCCCTTACTTTACCTTACTGTAAATCCAATATTATCGTTCAATGCTACTGCGACCACTTTTCTATAACAAGTCAGGCATGTGGTGAGGAAGTTAAAATGATTACAGTCACTTCTCTGTGTCTGGCCATGTTTTGTCTGTTGCTCCCTCTTGcattcatcttgttttcttacatttccATCTTCCTggtgattttgaaaatgtcaaatgctgCTGGCcgcaaaaaaacattatcaactTGCACTCCACAAATATTTATCACATGTCTTTTTTACCTTCCcagatgttttgtttatgtaaCTAATACTGTTGGATTTTCTTTCAGTTTCGATGTTCGCATTTTGTTGATATTGCTGTACAgtctttttcctgctgctgttaatccaataatatattgttttaagaCTCAGGATATCAAGCAGCTGTTCATAAAGAGGCGAAGGAAAGCAAAAATCGGAATAGAGATAAAATTTTCATAA
- the LOC124849327 gene encoding olfactory receptor 2AT4-like has product MPEGNRSIVTEFVLTGFPGLHPEYQGLASAVLFLVYSLTLIGNASIIILFATDSCLHKTMYYIVLNLCACDILFSTTTLPKIISKYWFQSGAMSFTACFVQMYFVHYFGTVNSYILFLMALDRYLAICHPLRYSLVLKKSTILILSITAWIVASASPLMLVIRAYPLPYCASNIINHCYCDHIGITMLACTDRAPYGTPAFVLAMVMLLGPLAFIIFSYCSIIIAVLKIANVQGRIKSLSTCSTQLIIILLYYLPRCLVYLASNVGITFNADMRILIIMLYSLFPPMINPLIYCLRAKDMRESLWKKFNKGTFSQKAQVSAIND; this is encoded by the coding sequence ATGCCAGAGGGAAATCGCAGCATTGTGACAGAATTTGTCCTCACTGGATTCCCTGGACTTCATCCAGAGTACCAAGGTCTTGCCtcagcagtgttgtttttggtttattCCTTAACTCTGATAGGCAATGCTTCAATTATTATCTTATTTGCAACTGACAGCTGCCTTCACAAGACAATGTATTATATCGTTCTGAATCTCTGCGCTTGTGATATTCTCTTTAGCACAACTACTTTACCGAAGATCATCAGTAAGTATTGGTTTCAGTCGGGGGCCATGTCGTTCACTGCCTGTTTTGTCCAAATGTACTTTGTTCACTATTTTGGCACAGTGAATTCTTATATTCTTTTCCTGATGGCTTTAGATAGGTACTTGGCCATCTGCCATCCTCTCAGATATTCGCTTGTACTTAAAAAGTCCACTATCCTCATCCTCAGTATTACTGCATGGATTGTTGCCAGTGCAAGCCCTTTAATGTTAGTTATTAGGGCATATCCTCTTCCTTACTGTGCCTCAAACATAATCAATCACTGTTACTGTGATCATATCGGTATAACAATGCTAGCATGCACTGACCGAGCCCCTTATGGAACTCCTGCTTTTGTGTTGGCAATGGTTATGTTACTTGGGCCTCTGGCatttatcattttctcatattgCAGCATAATTATAGCAGTTCTTAAGATCGCAAATGTACAAGGTCGCATAAAATCTCTGTCCACTTGTAGTACTCAACTGATTATAATCTTACTTTATTATTTACCCAGATGTTTGGTATATTTAGCTAGCAATGTTGGCATTACATTTAATGCTGATATGAGAATCCTAATTATCATGCTGTATagccttttcccccccatgaTCAATCCACTTATATATTGCTTACGAGCTAAAGACATGAGAGAAAGCTTGTGGAAAAAATTCAACAAAGGGACCTTTTCACAAAAAGCACAAGTTTCAGCTATTAATGACTGA
- the LOC124850799 gene encoding olfactory receptor 52E4-like, which translates to MFDTNVTRIQDFFIIGFPGLSSELHKPVSGLLFVLFLAIAGGNVFILVFVKYERSLHKPTYLIFCHLALTDLGFGTATLPKIISKYWLDDSIISFYGCFVQMYFVHFLATAHSFILMVMALDRFIAVFAPLRYASLFTNTTVSVLCGVSWFMPASWMIGIVFDALILPFCNSNIIIQCYCDHTAITALGCENVREVQVTALGLAMFSLMVPLGFIVFSYLFIIVAVMRISSSEGRTKSLSTCMPQLIITFLFYMPRCFVYLANNVGFTFSVPVRIVVVMLYSLLPAAFNPIIYCFKTKDIKENLKKKLFIRRINISTKT; encoded by the coding sequence ATGTTTGACACTAACGTTACAAGGATACAAGATTTCTTCATCATTGGATTTCCTGGACTTTCATCTGAGCTTCATAAACCTGTGTCAGGACTactttttgtgcttttcctgGCTATAGCtggaggaaatgttttcattttagtgTTTGTTAAATATGAAAGGTCGCTTCACAAACCCACATATCTGATCTTTTGCCACCTTGCATTAACTGACTTAGGGTTTGGGACTGCTACTCTGCCAAAGATCATCTCAAAATATTGGTTGGATGACagcattatttcattttacggTTGCTTTGTACAAATGTACTTTGTTCATTTCTTAGCGACAGCTCATTCTTTCATCCTGATGGTGATGGCTCTTGATCGTTTCATTGCAGTCTTTGCCCCACTGCGTTACGCATCTCTTTTCACAAACACCACAGTGTCTGTGCTTTGTGGAGTATCATGGTTTATGCCAGCATCATGGATGATTGGTATTGTTTTTGATGCACTTATTTTGCCGTTTTGCAATTCAAACATAATTATACAGTGCTATTGTGACCATACTGCAATAACAGCGCTTGGATGCGAGAACGTAAGAGAAGTTCAGGTTACTGCGTTAGGTCTTGCCATGTTCAGTTTGATGGTGCCTCTGGGTTTTATTGTATTCTCATATCTTTTCATCATAGTTGCTGTTATGCGTATTTCCAGCTCGGAGGGCCGCACTAAGTCACTGTCCACCTGCATGCCACAGCTCATCATAACGTTTCTGTTTTATATGCCAAGGTGCTTTGTGTATCTGGCAAATAATGTCGGATTCACTTTCAGTGTTCCAGTTCGCATTGTGGTTGTAATGCTGTACAGTCTTTTACCCGCTGCTTTCAACCCAATCAtatactgttttaaaaccaaGGATATCAAAGaaaacttgaaaaagaaattattCATTAGGAGAATTAACATTAGCACaaaaacgtga
- the LOC124850800 gene encoding olfactory receptor 2AT4-like: MQGSVTSFMLLVMALDRFIAICIPLRYPVLITNNTISVLCGVAWFIPLPLMVGVVLHALTLPYCKSNIIVQCYCDHFSITSQACGEEVKMITVTSLCLAMFCLLLPLAFILFSYISIFLVILKMSNAAGRKKTLSTCTPQIFITCLFYLPRCFVYVTNTVGFSFSFDVRILLILLYSPRRHTTVRSLHKHLIKG, translated from the exons ATGCAAG GATCAGTAACTTCTTTCATGTTGTTGGTAATGGCTCTTGATCGATTTATTGCAATATGTATTCCACTGCGTTATCCTGTCCTGATCACAAACAACACCATATCTGTGCTCTGTGGCGTTGCTTGGTTCATACCTCTTCCTTTAATGGTTGGTGTTGTACTCCATGCCCTTACTTTACCTTACTGTAAATCCAATATTATCGTTCAATGCTACTGCGACCACTTTTCTATAACAAGTCAGGCATGTGGTGAGGAAGTTAAAATGATTACAGTCACTTCTCTGTGTCTGGCCATGTTTTGTCTGTTGCTCCCTCTTGcattcatcttgttttcttacatttccATCTTCCTggtgattttgaaaatgtcaaatgctgCTGGCcgcaaaaaaacattatcaactTGCACTCCACAAATATTTATCACATGTCTTTTTTACCTTCCcagatgttttgtttatgtaaCTAATACTGTTGGATTTTCTTTCAGTTTCGATGTTCGCATTTTGTTGATATTGCTGTACAGTCCACGTAGGCACACAACAGTGAGATCTCTGCACAAGCACTTGATCAAAGGATAG
- the LOC124850798 gene encoding olfactory receptor 2AT4-like, translated as MIYTNVTRMKSFFILGFPGLSPQYYGPVSALLFSLYLSIAIGNFFILAFVFCEKSLQKPTYLVFCHLALNDLTFGTLTLPKIISKYWFGDSFISFHACFSQMFFVHYLGSVTSFMLLVMALDRFIAICIPLRYPVLITNNTISVLCGVAWFIPLPLMVGVVLHALTLPYCKSNIIAQCYCDHISITSQACGKDVIVVQVTCLCMAMFCLLLPLAFIMCSYITIIVIIMKMSNAAGRKKTLSTCTPQIFITCLFYLPRCFVYVANTVGFSFSFDVRILLILLYSLFPAAVNPIIYCFKTQDIKQTLLKKLKTTKIRVEIKISVI; from the coding sequence ATGATCTACACCAATGTCACAAGGATGAAAAGCTTCTTCATCCTTGGATTCCCTGGACTTTCACCACAATATTATGGACCTGTGTCGgctctgcttttttccctctaCCTATCCATTGCAATAGggaattttttcattttagcatttgttttctgtgagaagtCTCTTCAAAAACCAACATATCTGGTCTTTTGTCACCTGGCACTGAATGACTTAACGTTTGGCACTTTGACCCTCCCAAAGATCATATCAAAATACTGGTTTGGTGAcagctttatttcttttcatgctTGCTTTTCACAGATGTTCTTCGTCCACTATTTAGGATCAGTAACTTCTTTCATGTTGTTGGTAATGGCTCTTGATCGATTTATTGCAATATGTATTCCACTGCGTTATCCTGTCCTGATCACAAACAACACCATATCTGTGCTCTGTGGCGTTGCTTGGTTCATACCTCTTCCTTTAATGGTTGGTGTTGTACTCCATGCCCTTACTTTACCTTACTGTAAATCCAATATTATTGCTCAATGCTACTGTGACCACATATCTATAACAAGTCAAGCATGTGGTAAAGATGTTATAGTTGTACAGGTCACTTGTCTCTGTATGGCCATGTTTTGTCTGTTGCTCCCTCTTGCATTCATCATGTGTTCTTACATTACCATCATTGTGatcattatgaaaatgtcaaatgctgCTGGCCGCAAGAAAACCTTATCAACGTGCACCCCGCAAATATTTATCACATGTCTTTTTTACCTCCCcagatgttttgtttatgtAGCTAATACTGTTGGATTTTCTTTCAGTTTCGATGTTCGCATTTTGTTGATATTGCTGTACAgtctttttcctgctgctgttaatccaataatatattgttttaagaCTCAGGATATCAAGCAGACTTTGCTaaagaaactgaaaacaacaaaaattagAGTAGAGATAAAAATATCAGTCATATAA